From the genome of Roseivivax sp. THAF197b:
AGACCCGGTGGCCGAAGCCCATCAGGCGGAACGGATCGTTCTTGTCCTTGGCGCGCGCGATGTATTCCGGGATGTTCTCGGGCGAGCCGATTTCCTTCAGCATCTCGAGGCAGGCCTGGTTTGCACCGCCATGTGCAGGCCCCCAGAGGCAGGCCACGCCGGCCGCGATGCAGGCAAACGGGTTCGCGCCCGAGGACGAGGCCAGACGCACCGTCGAGGTCGAGGCGTTCTGCTCGTGATCCGCGTGCAAGGTAAAGATCCGGTCCATCGCACGGGCGAGGATCGGGTCGACGACGTATTCCTCTGCCGGGACGGCGAAGCACATGTGCAGGAAGTTCGCCGCATAGGACAGATCGTTGCGCGGATAAACGAAGGGCTGACCCACCGAATACTTGTAGGCCCAGGCCGCGATGGTGGGCATCTTGGCGATGAGCCGGTGCGATGCGACCTCGCGCTGATAGGGATCGGCGATGTCGGTGCTGTCATGGTAGAAGGCCGACATGGCGCCCACGACCCCGACCATGATGGCCATCGGGTGCGCGTCGCGGCGGAAGCCGCGGAAGAAGTTCACCATCTGCTCGTGCAGCATGGTGTGGCGCGTGATCGTGTTCTCGAAGTCTTCGAGCTGCGTCGAGGATGGCAGTTCGCCGTAAAGCAGCAGGTAGCACACTTCGAGGTAATGCGACTTCGAGGCCAGCTGGTCGATCGGGTAACCGCGGTGCAGAAGCTCGCCCTTGTCGCCGTCGATGAAGGTGATCGTCGAGTCGCAGCTTGCCGTGGAGGTGAAGCCCGGATCGTAGGTGAAGACGCCCGCCTGCGCATACAGCTTGCGGATGTCGATCACGTCGGGGCCCGCCGTGGGCGTGTAGATGGGCAGGTCGTAGGACTGCCCATCGATGGTCATCGTTGCGTTCTTGGAGCTGTCAGCCATGCCGTCATCCCTTCCTGTCATTCCGCCATGCCGCGTTCACCGGCATGGGCCCTTGTTTCCGGGACGCTCGGGCTGGTCGCTCAGGCCTGGGGCTGGCGCCCGTCAGGCATCGAGGCGTCCCGCCTGTTCGATGCGCAGGAGGCTTTCCTCCCGCCCGAGAACAAGCATCATGTCGAACACGCTGGGCGTGAC
Proteins encoded in this window:
- the gltA gene encoding citrate synthase, which gives rise to MADSSKNATMTIDGQSYDLPIYTPTAGPDVIDIRKLYAQAGVFTYDPGFTSTASCDSTITFIDGDKGELLHRGYPIDQLASKSHYLEVCYLLLYGELPSSTQLEDFENTITRHTMLHEQMVNFFRGFRRDAHPMAIMVGVVGAMSAFYHDSTDIADPYQREVASHRLIAKMPTIAAWAYKYSVGQPFVYPRNDLSYAANFLHMCFAVPAEEYVVDPILARAMDRIFTLHADHEQNASTSTVRLASSSGANPFACIAAGVACLWGPAHGGANQACLEMLKEIGSPENIPEYIARAKDKNDPFRLMGFGHRVYKNFDPRAKVMKQSADEVLDLMGIENNPILATAKELEQAALNDPYFVEKKLFPNVDFYSGIILEAMGFPTSMFTPIFALSRTVGWVSQWKEMLNDPQNKIGRPRQLYLGNTQRDYRDIESR